From the Cryptosporangium phraense genome, one window contains:
- a CDS encoding MGH1-like glycoside hydrolase domain-containing protein, with translation MSAERERVAGFGRLDLGLRQASDWYLWGPYLSERQWGTVREDYSADGQAWTYLPHDHARSRAYRWGEDGLAGFSDVEQRLCLGLALWNERDPILKERIYGLTGAEGNHGEDAKEYWWFLDALPSHAWNRWRYHYPQAAFPYEDLRSTNASRGRHDPEYELLDTGVFDDDRYWVVEVDYAKADPTDLLMTIRVTNAGPDTAPLHVLPQLWYRNTWSWRGREPEVLEADGNVVRTTHPFLGDLVFVPEGAPELLFCDNETNTQRLYGTKGPDFPKDGIGDHVIHGDDSVNPQRRGSRCAAWYRLSVPGGETVELRLRLRPAEAAPGDFDDVRRARRAEADEFHAELAPDTADADEAAVLRQAVAGLLWSKQFYAYDVARWLDGDPAQPPPPLERRGGRNARWRTFQAFDIMSMPDTWEYPWFAAWDLAFQCVALAHVDPAFAKYQLSLLCREWFQHPDGALPAYEWDFGDVNPPVQAWAVLEVFALDGGTDLDFLSRVFDKLLVNFTWWINRQDTDGDTLFGGGFMGLDNIGPIDRSHLPPGWILEQADSTGWMASYAAAMATIAAVLDRAASRPALDLVQKFLEHFAQIREALDGAELWDEETGLFNDRLTLPDGRSTWVQVRSMVSMIPMLAVGVVSEEALGRSVAVGKRFARFLARRGIAGPDDLVETGLLRGEAGHRSLLVGVVSVDRVQRMLQILFDESEFLSPHGLRSLSARHRDQPAVLDFAGIRANVDYEPAESTIGMFGGNSNWRGPVWFPVNHLVVSALERYYRFYGDDVRIEYPTGSGHTATLNEVAADLRGRLVGTFLRGADGSRPCFGGTTRLQTDPRWRDNILFHEYFHGDNGAGLGATHQTGWTGLVVDLIRRRHGAVTPTADVVQRLITGS, from the coding sequence ATGAGCGCGGAGCGGGAGCGGGTAGCCGGATTCGGACGGCTGGACCTCGGGCTGCGGCAGGCGAGCGACTGGTACCTGTGGGGGCCGTATCTCTCCGAACGCCAGTGGGGCACGGTCCGGGAGGACTACAGCGCCGACGGCCAGGCCTGGACGTACCTGCCGCACGACCACGCCCGCTCCCGCGCCTACCGCTGGGGCGAAGACGGCCTGGCCGGCTTCAGCGACGTCGAGCAGCGGCTCTGTCTCGGGCTGGCCCTGTGGAACGAGCGCGACCCGATCCTCAAGGAGCGGATCTACGGGCTGACCGGCGCGGAAGGCAACCACGGCGAGGACGCCAAGGAGTACTGGTGGTTCCTCGACGCGCTGCCCAGCCACGCCTGGAACCGCTGGCGCTACCACTACCCGCAGGCCGCCTTCCCGTACGAGGACCTGCGCTCGACCAACGCCTCCCGCGGGCGGCACGACCCGGAGTACGAACTGCTCGACACCGGGGTGTTCGACGACGACCGGTACTGGGTCGTCGAGGTCGACTACGCCAAGGCCGACCCCACCGACCTGCTGATGACGATCCGGGTCACGAACGCCGGCCCCGACACCGCCCCGCTGCACGTGCTGCCGCAGCTCTGGTACCGCAACACCTGGTCCTGGCGCGGCCGCGAGCCGGAGGTCCTGGAGGCCGACGGGAACGTCGTCCGCACGACCCACCCCTTCCTCGGCGACCTGGTGTTCGTTCCCGAGGGCGCCCCGGAGCTGCTGTTCTGCGACAACGAGACCAACACCCAGCGCCTCTACGGCACGAAGGGCCCGGACTTCCCCAAGGACGGCATCGGCGACCACGTCATCCACGGCGACGACTCGGTCAACCCGCAGCGCCGGGGTAGCCGCTGCGCGGCCTGGTACAGGTTGTCGGTCCCGGGCGGGGAGACCGTCGAGCTCCGGCTCCGCCTCCGCCCCGCGGAGGCCGCACCCGGAGATTTCGACGACGTCCGGCGCGCCCGCCGAGCCGAGGCCGACGAGTTCCACGCCGAACTGGCCCCCGACACCGCCGACGCCGACGAGGCGGCCGTCCTCCGCCAGGCCGTCGCCGGGCTGTTGTGGAGCAAGCAGTTCTACGCCTACGACGTGGCCCGCTGGCTCGACGGCGACCCGGCCCAGCCGCCGCCACCGCTGGAGCGCCGTGGCGGCCGCAATGCCCGCTGGCGCACGTTCCAGGCGTTCGACATCATGTCGATGCCCGACACCTGGGAGTACCCCTGGTTCGCGGCCTGGGATCTGGCCTTCCAGTGCGTGGCGCTGGCCCACGTCGATCCGGCGTTCGCCAAGTACCAGCTGAGCCTGCTCTGCCGGGAGTGGTTCCAGCACCCCGACGGCGCGCTGCCCGCCTACGAGTGGGACTTCGGCGATGTCAACCCGCCGGTGCAGGCCTGGGCCGTGCTCGAGGTGTTCGCGCTGGACGGCGGCACCGACCTGGACTTCCTCTCCCGGGTCTTCGACAAGCTGCTGGTCAACTTCACCTGGTGGATCAACCGGCAGGACACCGACGGAGACACGCTGTTCGGCGGCGGGTTCATGGGCCTGGACAACATCGGCCCGATCGACCGCTCGCACCTGCCGCCGGGCTGGATCCTCGAGCAGGCCGACAGCACCGGCTGGATGGCCTCCTACGCCGCTGCCATGGCGACGATCGCCGCGGTTCTCGACCGGGCGGCGTCCCGGCCCGCGCTCGACCTCGTCCAGAAGTTCCTCGAGCACTTCGCCCAGATCCGCGAGGCGCTCGACGGCGCTGAACTCTGGGACGAGGAGACGGGCCTGTTCAACGACCGGCTCACGCTCCCCGACGGCCGCTCGACCTGGGTCCAGGTCCGCTCGATGGTGTCGATGATCCCGATGCTGGCCGTGGGCGTCGTCAGCGAGGAGGCGCTCGGGCGGTCCGTCGCGGTCGGCAAGCGGTTCGCCCGCTTCCTGGCCCGGCGCGGGATCGCCGGGCCCGACGATCTCGTCGAGACCGGCCTGCTGCGCGGCGAGGCCGGGCACCGCAGCCTGCTCGTCGGCGTCGTCTCCGTCGATCGCGTGCAGCGGATGCTGCAGATCCTGTTCGACGAGTCGGAGTTCCTGTCCCCGCACGGGCTGCGGTCCCTGTCCGCCCGCCACCGCGACCAGCCGGCCGTGCTGGATTTCGCGGGCATCCGGGCGAACGTCGACTACGAGCCGGCGGAGTCGACGATCGGCATGTTCGGCGGCAACTCGAACTGGCGGGGGCCGGTCTGGTTCCCGGTCAACCACCTGGTCGTCTCCGCGCTGGAGCGCTACTACCGCTTCTACGGCGACGACGTGCGGATCGAGTACCCGACCGGCTCCGGCCACACCGCGACGCTGAACGAGGTCGCCGCCGACCTCCGCGGGCGTCTGGTGGGGACGTTCCTCCGCGGTGCGGACGGGAGCCGGCCGTGCTTCGGCGGCACGACCCGCCTGCAGACCGATCCGCGCTGGCGAGACAACATCCTGTTCCACGAGTACTTCCACGGCGACAACGGCGCCGGCCTCGGCGCGACCCACCAGACCGGCTGGACCGGCCTGGTCGTCGACCTGATCCGGCGCCGCCACGGCGCGGTCACGCCGACCGCCGACGTCGTCCAGCGTCTGATCACCGGCTCATGA